The following proteins are co-located in the Mus caroli chromosome 7, CAROLI_EIJ_v1.1, whole genome shotgun sequence genome:
- the Apobr gene encoding apolipoprotein B receptor — MDFLRLRLPGLHQALRGALDSFSAFVSYLVGDTVPTVERQAQAAEELGEVTEGKVVGEEAQEALEGLRSGQSERVEAPEETTRCQEGSLAGEQTWGWRADSSARPQAERQDTGSWKAAEDARGQEPSVPLKPEAEPGTHRDRSRNTAQEIWEQDEEEASSGEPLRTREQKEEEEAVVRAAEPGMAKGVESQPTWHNEPGGNAGTEGQNMTEDSKEIDWVAKDMVAEVEWLGAKGANKEEERMVPMRDGQSARAQGTQCPGAESEDQAMLSREAWKVSDREGSDSLGIQEAEYESDPGDNFPGTTGRVWVLEEAGKGDQQDEVDEKREAEVRFPIQTLEAERTGEMTEGHIAEKEAMGDQETGGSFEDEERQDLAIRDNGVSLEEEVQAEESSREKRSSWATEPTLVLDTEAKDEPDWADSPQVSTEELFVGERSEAAQMTPEVLRVKVAEGEDPELARRSQALTKQLEEGQKGQEETSGAPDLSPEQVLSLKEYPGPVGFAGPELEAWGNWSRGVDRRNSQEVKADAEAGKEQTATEQAVEIQADGGQEAQQPEVFGSGGEEELTSVALNPELEGSQGAEAGTEQSVEESKPTENEAAEEEAVVPWEADGTCRERRLEEVTLSLQDSEDTETSYVADEIIVGVRAVDTEEGPKWEAALAPETELGKAWYSEGRGEAGRGTEPEPEEATEKQSGQEVGLEGSAEEKVSGYDIQEIDGTEEGEQAEMETSVMVEDIRGTDGETLGPQAERAEGSITPLETEGLLRDQMLLEEEAGGGQSREQKVHNSEAEIQTLQVEEEDATCEAQRTEIQETYPGLDHSSDQEGQQTHQTPTVAVPGPSESAEATAGAPGDVHSNWNEALLLPGSRLDVSVPRSRVLLSRSSSRRRSRPSFHRISVPEPQCDPPSPQPQAERPVPEQSSLQLEETPELSATKPEGTPVPARRKMLGRGFGFAHPGMMQELQARLSQPKPQ; from the exons ATGGATTTTCTCCGGCTTCGTCTCCCTGGGCTACATCAGGCTTTGAGGGGAGCACTG GACTCCTTCAGTGCGTTTGTGTCCTACCTCGTAGGAGACACAGTCCCCACAGTagagaggcaggcacaggcaGCTGAGGAACTGGGGGAGGTGACTGAGGGGAAGGTTGTAGGAGAGGAAGCCCAGGAGGCACTGGAGGGACTTAGAAGTGGCCAGAGTGAGAGGGTAGAAGCACCTGAAGAGACTACAAGATGCCAAGAAGGAAGTTTAGCTGGTGAACAGACATGGGGGTGGAGAGCAGATAGCTCCGCAAGGCCCCAAGCAGAAAGGCAGGACACTGGGTCCTGGAAGGCAGCTGAGGATGCCAGGGGCCAGGAGCCAAGTGTCCCACTGAAGCCTGAGGCAGagcctgggactcacagagacaggAGCAGAAATACAGCCCAGGAGATCTGGGAGCAGGATGAGGAGGAAGCAAGCAGTGGGGAGCCTCTGAGAACCCgtgaacagaaggaagaagaggaggcggTGGTCAGAGCAGCAGAGCCAGGGATGGCCAAGGGGGTGGAGTCACAGCCAACCTGGCACAACGAGCCTGGGGGGAATGCTGGCACTGAGGGGCAGAATATGACAGAGGACAGCAAAGAGATAGACTGGGTGGCCAAAGACATGGTTGCAGAAGTCGAATGGCTTGGTGCCAAAGGGGCtaacaaggaagaggagaggatggTCCCAATGAGGGATGGCCAAAGTGCAAGGGCACAGGGGACACAATGCCCCGGAGCCGAGTCTGAGGACCAGGCCATGTTGAGTAGAGAGGCCTGGAAAGTCTCAGATAGGGAGGGGTCTGATAGCCTAGGAATTCAGGAAGCAGAATACGAGTCAGACCCAGGAGACAACTTCCCAGGAACTACTGGGAGAGTCTGGGTCCTAGAAGAGGCTGGCAAGGGAGACCAGCAGGATGAGGTCgatgagaagagagaggctgAAGTTAGGTTTCCGATCCAGACCCTGGAGGCTGAGAGAACCGGAGAGATGACTGAAGGCCACATAGCTGAAAAGGAGGCTATGGGAGACCAGGAAACAGGGGGCAGCTTTGAGGATGAGGAGAGGCAAGACTTAGCCATCAGGGATAATGGAGTGAGTCTGGAAGAGGAGGTACAGGCAGAAGAATCCTCCAGGGAGAAAAGGAGCTCCTGGGCCACAGAGCCTACACTAGTCCTAGACACGGAGGCTAAAGATGAACCTGACTGGGCAGACTCTCCACAAGTCAGCACTGAGGAGTTGTTTGTGGGAGAGAGGAGTGAAGCAGCCCAGATGACACCAGAGGTATTGAGAGTAAAGGTCGCTGAAGGAGAGGACCCTGAGCTGGCGAGACGTTCCCAGGCTTTAACTAAACAACttgaggaaggacagaagggtCAGGAAGAGACTAGTGGAGCTCCAGACCTGAGCCCAGAGCAGGTGCTAAGCTTGAAGGAATATCCTGGGCCTGTGGGGTTTGCAGGCCCTGAGCTAGAAGCCTGGGGAAACTGGAGTAGGGGTGTGGACCGCAGAAATAGCCAGGAGGTAAAAGCAGATGCTGAAGCAGGCAAGGAACAGACTGCAACCGAGCAGGCAGTGGAGATCCAGGCTGATGGAGGCCAGGAGGCCCAACAGCCAGAGGTCTTCGGgtcaggaggagaggaggaactgACCTCCGTAGCACTTAACCCGGAGCTGGAGGGAAGCCAAGGAGCAGAGGCGGGGACAGAACAGTCAGTGGAGGAATCCAAGCCCACAGAAAACGAGGCTGCTGAGGAGGAGGCTGTAgtgccttgggaggcagatggaacttgcagggagaggaggctggaggaggtgACTCTGAGCCTGCAAGACAGTGAGGACACAGAGACCAGTTATGTGGCTGATGAGATTATTGTGGGTGTCAGGGCCGTGGATACCGAGGAAGGGCCAAAATGGGAAGCTGCGTTGGCTCCAGAAACAGAGCTTGGGAAAGCCTGGTATTCCGAGGGCAGAGGGGAGGCTGGGAGAGGcacggagccggagccggaggaGGCTACAGAGAAGCAAAGTGGACAGGAAGTTGGCTTGGAAGGCTCAGCAGAGGAGAAGGTGTCTGGCTATGACATCCAAGAAATTGATGGGACTGAAGAGGGAGAGCAGGCAGAGATGGAGACATCTGTAATGGTAGAAGACATAAGGGGGACAGATGGTGAGACTTTAGGCccccaggcagagagagcagaggggtcCATAACCCCCCTGGAGACTGAGGGGCTCCTAAGAGATCAGATGCTGTTGGAagaagaggctgggggagggcagTCGCGAGAGCAGAAGGTCCACAACTCAGAGGCCGAGATCCAAACGCTACAAGTAGAGGAGGAGGATGCCACCTGCGAAGCACAGAGGACAGAGATCCAGGAGACCTATCCTGGTCTGGACCACTCTTCAGACCAGGAGGGGCAGCAGACACACCAAACCCCCACAGTAGCTGTGCCTGGGCCCTCGGAATCGGCTGAGGCCACGGCAGGTGCCCCAGGGGATGTTCACAGCAACTGGAATGAG GCCCTGCTGCTCCCTGGGTCCCGCCTGGATGTCTCTGTCCCTCGGAGTCGTGTGCTCCTCTCTCGAAGCTCCTCACGGCGGCGCTCGAGGCCCTCTTTCCATCGAATCTCTGTTCCTGAGCCACAGTGTGAccctcccagcccccaaccccaGGCGGAGCGGCCGGTCCCTGAGCAGTCCTCTCTTCAACTAGAGGAAACTCCAGAGCTAAGTGCCACAAAGCCCGAGGGGACTCCAGTGCCAGCCAGAAGAAAAATGCTGGGGCGTGG GTTTGGCTTCGCTCATCCTGGCATGATGCAGGAGCTGCAAGCCCGACTGAGCCAGCCAAAGCCACAGTGA
- the Il27 gene encoding interleukin-27 subunit alpha — protein sequence MGQVTGNLGWRLSLLLLPLLLVQAGSWGFPTDPLSLQELRREFTVSLYLARKLLSEVQGYVHSFAESRLPGVNLDLLPLGYHLPNVSLTFQAWHHLSDSERLCFLATTLRPFPAMLGGLGTQGTWTSSEREQLWAMRLDLRDLHRHLRFQVLAAGFNCLEEEEDKEEEEEEEEEEEKKLPLGALGGPNQVSSQVSWPQLLYTYQLLHSLELVLSRAVRDLLLLSLPRRPGSAWDS from the exons ATGGGCCAGGTGACAGGAAACCTTGGCTGGC gGCTCAGCCTGTTGCTGCTACCCTTGCTTCTGGTACAAGCTGGTTCCTGGGGGTTCCCAACAGACCCCCTGAGCCTTCAAGAGCTGCGCAGGGAATTCACAGTCAGCCTGTACCTTGCCAGGAAGCTGCTCTCTGAGGTTCAGGGCTATGTCCACAGCTTT GCTGAATCTCGCTTGCCAGGAGTGAACCTGGACCTCCTGCCCCTGGGATACCATCTTCCCAATGTTTCCCTGACTTTCCAGGCATGGCATCACCTCTCT GactctgagagactctgcttccTCGCTACCACACTTCGGCCCTTCCCTGCCATGCTGGGAGGGCTGGGGACCCAGGGGACCTGGACCAGCTCAGAGAGGGAGCAGCTGTGGGCCATGAGGCTGGACCTCCGGGACCTGCACAGGCACCTCCGATTTCAG GTGCTGGCTGCAGGATTCAACtgtttggaggaggaggaggacaaggaggaagaggaagaggaggaagaagaagaagagaagaagctgCCCCTAGGGGCTCTGGGTGGCCCCAACCAGGTGTCATCCCAAGTGTCCTGGCCCCAGCTGCTCTATACCTACCAGCTCCTGCACTCCCTGGAGCTTGTCCTATCTCGGGCTGTTCGggacctgctgctgctgtccctgcCCAGGCGCCCAGGCTCAGCCTGGGATTCCTAA
- the Cln3 gene encoding battenin, translating to MGSSAGSWRRLEDSEREETDSEPQAPQLDSRSVLWKNAVGFWILGLCNNFSYVVMLSAAHDILKQEQASGNQSHVEPGPTATPHNSSSRFDCNSISTAAVLLADILPTLVIKLLAPLGLHLLPYSPRVLLSGVCSAGSFVLVAFSQSVGLSLCGVVLASISSGLGEVTFLSLTAFYPSAVISWWSSGTGGAGLLGSLSYLGLTQAGLSPQHTLLSMLGIPVLLLASYFLLLTSPEPLDPGGENEAETAARQPLIGTETPESKPGTSWDLSLQERWTVFKGLLRYIIPLVLVYFAEYFINQGLFELLFFRNTSLSHAQQYRWYQMLYQAGVFASRSSLQCCRIRFTWVLALLQCLNLALLLADVCLSFLPSIYLIFIIILYEGLLGGAAYVNTFHNIALETSDKHREFAMEAACISDTLGISLSGVLALPLHDFLCHLP from the exons ATGGGAAGTTCTGCGGGCTCGTGGAGGCGCCTTGAGGATTCTGAGA GGGAGGAGACCGACTCAGAGCCCCAGGCCCCTCAGTTGGATAGTCGGAGTGTCCTTTGGAAGAATGCAGTGGGTTTCTG GATCTTGGGTCTTTGCAACAATTTCTCATATGTGGTGATGCTGAGTGCTGCCCATGACATCCTCAAGCAGGAGCAGGCATCTGGAAACCAGAGCCAT GTGGAACCAGGCCCAACAGCCACACCCCACAACAGCTCATCTCGATTTGACTGCAACTCGATCTCCACAGCT GCGGTACTCCTAGCAGACATCCTTCCCACCCTTGTCATCAAACTCCTGGCGCCTCTTGGCCTTCACTTGCTGCCTTACAG CCCCCGGGTGCTCCTCAGTGGAGTTTGTTCTGCTGGGAGCTTTGTTCTGGTTGCCTTCTCTCAGTCAGTGGGGTTAAGCCTGTGTG GAGTGGTTTTGGCCAGCATCTCCTCAGGGCTAGGGGAGGTCACCTTCCTTTCACTGACTGCCTTCTACCCCAG TGCTGTGATCTCATGGTGGTCTTCGGGTACCGGGGGTGCAGGGCTTCTTGGATCGCTGTCTTACCTGGGactcacccaggctggcctctccccGCAGCACACCCTACTTTCTATGTTGGGGATCCCTGTTCTGCTGCTAGCCAG CTATTTCTTGTTGCTCACATCTCCTGAACCCCTGGACCCTGGAGGGGAAAACGAGGCAGAGACTGCTGCCCGGCAGCCTCTCATAGGCACCGAGACCCCAGAGTCAAAGCCAG GTACCAGCTGGGACCTCTCCCTCCAGGAAAGGTGGACAGTGTTCAAG GGTCTCTTGCGATACATCATCCCTCTGGTGCTGGTCTACTTTGCAGAATACTTTATCAACCAGGGACTT TTCGAGCTCCTGTTTTTCCGGAACACTTCCCTAAGCCATGCTCAGCAGTACCGATG GTACCAGATGCTCTACCAGGCTGGCGTGTTTGCCTCGCGCTCTTCTCTCCAATGTTGCCGAATACGGTTCACCTGGGTCCTAGCCCTGCTCCAG TGCCTCAATCTGGCCCTCCTGCTGGCAGATGTATGCTTGAGCTTCCTACCCAGCATCTacctcatcttcatcatcattcTGTATGAAGGGCTCCTGGGTGGGGCCGCTTACGTGAATACCTTCCACAACATTGCTCTGGAG ACCAGTGACAAGCACCGAGAGTTTGCCATGGAAGCTGCCTGTATCTCTGACACCTTGGGAATCTCCCTGTCGGGGGTCCTGGCCCTGCCTCTGCATGACTTCCTCTGTCACCTCCCTTGA